The Christensenella timonensis DNA segment GGTACTGCCGCATCGGCTCCTCGCCCTCAAAATTCTTGTTGAGCGCGTCGCACAGCTCCTGGATGGTATATTTCTTGTCGTCATAGACGACCTTCTTGACCGCGTACAGCGAATCGCCCGCGTTGGCAACGCCCAGGCCGAGCGGCGCTGTCCAATTGTATTTCGCGCCGCCCTTGAGCGCGTCCGTGCCGCGCTCAAGACACGTCGGCCCGATGAGCAGGGACGTCAGCGGGATAGGCATCAGCTCTGCCTGCACCTCGTCCACGATCGCGTTCAGGCGTACCGACAGCGTGGTGGTATAGGCCATCTGCTCCTCATATGCCTTTTTCACATCGTCGAATGTTTTCAGGTCTTGCGGCTTGCCTGTGTGCGGGCCCACCTGCTTGTGGCAAATATTGCATACGCCGTCGTTTAAAGCCAGCTCGGCGATCTTCGCCACGTTGTAATATCCGCCGTTGCCCCTGTGCCATGCGTCAAGCGGCGCGTTCTCCACGCAGCCGACCGGCGCATAGTCGCGCGCATCCTCGAGCGTCACGCCCAGGCGCTGCATGGCTTCGATATATACCTCGTCGTTCAAGATCTGCGGCATGCCGTTACCCATACGGATCGCCTCCGCGACCTTTTCCATAAATTCGTCCGGCGTACCGTTATGCAGGCGGACTGAGAAATTCGGCTGCATCAGCAATATGTGCGTATGCGCTTCCAGGCAGCGGTATGAAAGGTCGTTCGTACCGTCCGTGCCGTCGCGCTTAATGCCGCCGATCACCAGGTTCTGCCCCATCGGATAACCCGCGTGGATCCTCGCGTCCGCTTCACGGTACACCTTGATCGGTTCCGTGACCTTTACCCAGAAGGCTTCCAGAAGCTCTTGCGCCTGCTGCTTGCCGAGCACGCCGTTTTCGATATCCGCCGCATAATACGGATACATATACTGGTCAAAACGCCCCAACGTATAGGATACGCCGTTGTCGTTGATCTGCTGTACCACTTGGCAGAACCAAAGCGACTGCAGCGCCTCATGGAAGCTTTCAGCCGGGAACTCCGGCACGCGGCGGCATACCTTTGCGATGCTTTCTAGCTCTTCCCTGCGCTTTGCGTCCTTTTCTTCCCCGGCCATCTCAAGCGCCTTGTCCGCGTACCTGTGCGCAAACATGATCGTCGACTTGCAGAAGCTGATCGCTGATTCGTACCATAGGCGCTTGTCGAGGGAATCCGGCTTCGTCATGTCGAGCCCAGCCAGCTTTTGTTCACATTTCTTTGCCAGTCCGCCCAGCCCTTCGCGGCACAGCATGCCATAATCGAGCAATACGTGGCCCAGGCCGCCGTCCTCGTGCAGGCCGAGCGAGAAAACGTTCGCGTCGTAACGCTCCAGGCGGATATCGTCCGTAATGTACGACTGGATGCGGTCGGACATCGTCTTGCCTTTCCAATAGGGTACGATATCCCTGCGGTATTCTTCGATCTCTTCCTTAAGGGGAGTGAACGAATCCTGCGGGCGGCCTTCAAATGTTTCAATCTCCTCGTCGATCCATTCCACCGCAAATTCCGGGAAGAGCGGCGCGCTGCGCTGTTTGCCCGCCTGGTGCCCCACGATGATCTCGTCCGGCAAAATATAGACCGACATGCCGGCCAATATCTTTTCAAAAGCCTTTGCACGCCTCATCAGCGGGTGCAGGCCTTCCGTTTCCTTATAAGACTGCGTGATCAGCCGCGCACGTTCCATGCAGATATAAGATTTCGCATTCACGACCTGGTGCCGCAGCCGCTGGCATCTTGCATACGCCTCGCTGTCCGTGTCGAATACGGCGTCGCGGTCTACCGGGATCGCATAAGTGTCCTTGTACTCTGTTTTCATTTTCATACCTCCTGAATTTCTTTGGTTCCCTGAAAAGAGTGATCTGATATATGGTAAAACGTTTTTCTAATATATAAAAAAATAAAGCTTCTGTTTCATATATAAGCGTTTTTACGGATTTTTAAACCAAATTTTCAGAAAAACCTTTTACTTCTTTATCATAACGTGCCTTTCTCGGATTGTCAATATACTTTTTCAGCTTTCTTTGTGCGTGACGCCGTCCATCCTGTTGATCTGGGGATCTGTCCAAATGTCAAGGTCATCTCTGTTATACGAGGAAAATTCGCTGACCACGCAGCCTTCCTCCCCGCCGCAGATCCAGTGTACCGTATTGGGCTTTACCGTAAACTGTTCGCCTTTTTTTAATATAAGCTGGTGGAATACATGGAAACAGCCCTTCTTATCCTCCGGTATTTTCGCCCTGACCTCTTCTCGCGGCGTATCCTCCCCCTCGGTGTATACATAAAGCGTCCCATAGCGCACGCGGAAGGTTTCCTCCTTGCCGGCGTCCCCCTCAAACGGCGGGTGGCATTGCTCCGGGCAGATCTGGCCGGGCAGCAGCACCATTTCCTTGGCGGCATAGCGTTTGGTATTGATGTAAATATGGATCTGGATACCGAATTCGTCAATGCGGCCGAGCCCCATATCCGCGATCTCAAGGTTCTCCTTTTCCTCCTCCGTCAAATAGATGTGCGCTTTCTCATAGTATTCCAGCGCTTTTTGCCTAATCTCTTCCCTTTTCTCCTTTGAAACTGCCATGGTTATTTCCCCTTTCATAAAAAAACGTTTTTCTTTCTTGCAATTTTATATTATAATCTATTTAAGGTAAAGTCAATCCCATTAAAACGGAGGTATGCTATGAATCGAAATTACCAGCAAACACGGCCCTACATCGGGCACGATTACCAGACATTCGGCGTGCGCAGCGAAATGCTGCTGGACGGCAAGGAAAACGGCGTCAGGCTGCTGCGCCTCAAAAACGGCGGACAGCTGCAGGCGGAGGTGGTCTGCGACCGCGGCCTCTCCCTCGGCGAGGTGGCCTACAAGGGCCTTAACCTAAGTTTCCTCTCCCATACGGGCGTCGTCGCCCCCGCCTACTATGTGGAAAACGGCAAGGATGGGTTTTACAAAAACTTCTTCGGCGGGATGATGATGTCCTGCGGCATGACGCATATGGGCGCCCCCTGCGAAGATGCTGGCAGGAGCCTTGGGCTGCACGGCCCGATGCCCTGCACTCCCGCGGAGGAGGTCTGTGCGACTGTGGAAGGCAAAAACGGCGATGCTCCCCAGATCGTCGTGCGCGGCAAGCTGCGCCAAAGCGAGGTATATGCGGAGCACCTGGTGTGCGAGCGCACCATCCGCATGGGCTATGGCGAAAACAAGATCTCCATCCACGACGAGATTCGGAACGAAGGCTTTGAAAAGCAGCCGTTCATGCTCCTTTACCACTTCAACTTCGGTTATCCCCTCATCAGCGAGCACACGAAGGTCTTGTTGGCGGAGCTGGAATGTACCCCGCGCGACGAGATCGCCCAGGGCGGCTTTGGCGCCCGCTACCAGATGGACGCGCCCAGCGCGGGACGCCCGGAGGAATGTTTCTTCTGCAAACTCAAGGGCAACGCGGACGGCGACACCATCGCCCTGGTGGAAAATGAAGCGCTCGGCCTGGCGGCCGCCCTCAAATACAATACCGTGCAGCTGCCCTTCATGACGGAATGGAAATCCATGATGGCGGGCGACTATGCCCTCGGCATCAACCCAGGCGTATATACGCCCATGGGCCGCGCACACGCGCGTGAAAACGGTATACTGATGTACATCGAACCGGATGAAACCAAATCGTTCGATTTTGAACTGTACGTATCGGACGACGCGGGCGAGATCGCCGCGCTGCGCGGGGCGGTAGCCGCCTTGTGATATCGCCATACAAAAAAGAGAATACCCATGGTATTCTCTTTTATTTTTCCCTTTTCAATACAGGTCGTCGGCTTCCTCGCGGATGACCTCTTCGCGGCGGATATCCGCCCCCAGCTTTTTGAGCTTGTCCTCGATGTGGTCATATCCCCTGTCGACATATTTGATGTTGTGGATCTCCGTCACGCCGTCCGCCATCAGTCCGGCAACGATGAGCGCTGCGCCCGCGCGCAGGTCCGTCGCCCGTACCGGCGCCCCTGTAAGCCTTTCCACGCCTTCCACGACCGCCACGCGGTCGTCCGTCGTTACCTTCGCCCCCATACGGCGTATCTCGCTGATATGCTTGAAGCGGGATTCAAAGATGCTCTCCACGATCATGCTCGTGCCCTCCGCCGTCGAAAGCAGCACGGTAGCCGGCTGCTGCAAGTCCGTCGGAAATCCGGGGTACGGCATGGTCTTGATCTTGACCGCCTTGGGTTTTTTGTCGCATTTGATATGGATGAAGTCCGCGCCTTCCTGCACGTCGATCCCCATCTCCACCATTTTCGCAGACAGCGCTTCCATATGTGTGGGGATCACGTTCTTGATGACCACGTCGCCGCGCGTTGCCGCTGCGGCGATCATCAGCGTGCCCGTTTCGATCTGGTCGGGGATGATGGAATAGTTGCAGCCGTGCAGTTTCTCCACGCCCGTAATGCGGATCACGTCCGTGCCCGCCCCCTTGATCTTCGCGCCCATGCATACGAGGAAGTTGGCAACGTCCACCACATGCGGCTCCTTGGCCGCGTTTACAATGGAGGTCTGCCCTTTTGCGCATACCGCCGCCAGCATGATGTTGATGGTCGCCCCTACCGAGACCACGTCAAGGTATACGTCGCTTCCCACAAGGCCGTTTGGAGCCTTCGCCTTGAGCATCCCGTATTCCGTCCTGACCTCCGCGCCCAATGCTTCCATGCCCTTGATGTGCTGGTCGATGGGCCGCTCGCCGATCGCGCAGCCGCCCGGCAGGTTGATTTGCGCCTCGCCAAAACGCGACAAAAGCGCGCCCAGCAAATAATACGATGCGCGCATACGCTTTACGAGGTTCATGGTTACGTTGCTTGTATTGATATTCGTCGTGTCGACCGTCATCGTCCCGTCGTCGTCAAACTCCACCTCCGCGCCGATCTCGGCGAGGATACGTTTGATGATCAGGACGTCTGCGATCCTCGGCAGGTTTTCAATGACACAGGTTCCCCTTGCCAGTATGGTTGCAGGCAAAATCGCGACCGCGGCATTTTTCGCGCCGGTCACATCTACGGTTCCCTTCAGGGGGATCCCGCCTTTTATCACAATTTTTTCATTCATATATAATCAACCTTACTCGATACTATTACAAAATTTCGCACCACTATTGTAACATTTATCGAAACCGTTTACAAGGCTGCGGCGCCATTTGCCCATACCTAAAACATTTTCTTTTTCCAGAGGATATAGGCCGCCGCGCCCGAACATATGCCGGCGATCACGATCACCCACAAAAAGCCGAGCGGCTCCGCTGCAAAGGGCACCGGTACGTTCATGCCCCAAAGGCTCGCGAACAGCGTAGGGATCGCTAAAATGATCGTCAGTGATGTAAGGATCTTCATCACGATATTGAGGTTATTCGAGATCACGCTCGCAAACGCGTCCATGGTTCCCGAAAGGATGTCGCGGTAGATCGTGCCCATCTCGATGGCCTGCTTGTTTTCGACGATAACGTCCTCTAAAAGGTCAAGGTCGTCCGGGTAGCTTTTGATGACGCGCGATTTGAGCATTTTTTCCAGCACGACCTCGTTTGACTTCAACGAGGTGGAAAAATACACCAGTGATTTTTCCAGCTTGAGCATCTGGATCAGCTCGCTGTTCTTCATGGATTTGTGCAGCGCGTTTTCCACCTGCGTAGAGGCCTTGTCGATCTGCCGCAGGTACTGTAAATATTTGCTTGCGTTCTTATATAATATCTGTAATAAAAAACGTGTTTTTTTGCAGGTATCAAACCCGCCGCGGATGTTCTGGTTCCAGAAATCCTCCAGAATGGAAGTCTCCTCCAAACATACCGTAATGATGTTGTCCGCCGTAACGATGATGCCCATCGGCAGCGTCGTATACACGAATGAGTTGCGCTCCGAAGTGACGACCGGGATATCGACCAACACAAGCGTCTGGTCGTCCTCCACGTCGATACGCACCGCTTCTTCACTGTCGAGCGCCGCACGGATAAACTCGTCCTCGATATGGAGCGCGTCCCTCACGGAAACGATCTCCTCCTCGGACGGGTCGAGCAAATGGATCCATGCGCCCGGCTCGATGCTGTCGATCTCCCTGAATTTGTTGTTTTGCGCCGTACTGAAAATCCTGATCATTGCCTTTCACCTGCTTTCCTTGGGCAGGCGGTATCACGGGCGAAAATACGCTGTCCGCACACCGCTGCCTGACGTTATATTCTGCGTTCGTTTAGGGTCTGCGTCCACGTAAATCTCACCTCCGTAGTTTAAAAGCATTTCCGACCAACTATAATTATAGCTTTCCCCAAATTTATATGCAAGCCTCATTTTCTCCTAGGCTTTCAAAATAAAATCATGTATAATAGAAAGGGTATACGCACAGGCAGTCCTTATACACTATAGGAATATGTATGAAACAGGAATTTAACTGTAACGATATCGTTGAAATGAAAAAACCGCATGCCTGCGGGGGGACGCGCTGGGTCGTCGTCCGCACGGGCGCGGACGTCAAGGTCAGGTGCCAAACATGCGGGCGCATCGTGATGCTTGATTACGAGACATTTATAAAAAGACTGAAAAAGGTTGTACCTACATGAGCAGAGAATTGGGAAATGCAAATAGCAGGCCCCGCCGCCCGAAGGATCGTTCCAATTTCGGCGGCTTTGGCAACGAACAGGAAGAAAATATTTATACGCCGGAAGAAAAGGCGGCTTACCGCCGCCGGATCGTCGTGCCCCCGCAGGGCTACGATACCCGCCCCGGGGAAGAATACCTGTATGAAAACGCACCGCGTGTCGACGAGGAAGCTCCCTACGCGGAGCCGTATTACGATACGGACGAGGATTTTTACGAAGAAGGCTACGATCCCGCCGAGCAGGACGATTCGTACTTTGAGCCCATCGACGGCGATCTTTTGGAATACGACGAGTTCGGTCGCAAACGCAAGCCCGTGCGTGCCGTACCGCGCACCGAAAGCAAGGCGCGCGCCGTATGGGGGTGGGTCATCTCCATTATCGCCGCTATCATCATCGCCTTTGTCGTGCGTGCGTTCTTTTTTGAGATCATCCTTGTGGACGGGGCCTCCATGCAGCCGACGCTCGAATCGGACGAGCGCCTCGCCGTGGAAAAGGTCAGCCGCTATTTTGGGTTGCCCGAATACGGCGATATCATCATCGTACACTACCCCAATATGGACGGAACATACGTCAAGCGCGTGATGGGCCTGCCCGGCGATACGATCGAAGTAAAAAACAGCACCGTATACCGCAACGGCGAGCCTTTGGCGGAAACTTATACCAGCAGCGACCCTTACGCGGACATGGAAGCTGTGGTCGTGCCGGAGGATACCGTATTCGTCATGGGCGATAACCGCGCGCATTCCCTCGACAGCCGCACCGCCTACATCGGCCCGATCGACAAGGACGAGATCGTAGGCCACGCGACGTTTGTCATCTGGCCGTTCGACCGCATGCACTCCGTCGGTTAGTACGGCTGCCCTGCGTCAAAAGCGCGTATGCCATGTAGTGCCCGTCAAACTTTCGGCCTGTTTCCTATCGACGTAGTTACCGCAGCCTGAGATGGCTATTTGCATTCCGAGTCTGCGCGCTGCGCTTGCAAAGACGTCGGATGCAAACATCACATCACGGCTACGGATCGATTATTCCCATAACAAAAAGGACTGTCCTTTAGGGGCAGCCCTTTTCTTTTTCCCTCTTAATCCAGCACAGCCTTGATACGGCGCACGCCCGCGCTGCTGCTCTGTTCTTTCTTGATCTTGAAATGGCCGAGCTCCGCCGTGTTCTTTGCGTGCGGCCCGCCGCAGATTTCCTTGGAATACCCGGGGATCGTGTATACCTTCACCAGTTCGCCGTACTTGGAATCGAACACGCCCATCGCGCCCTGCGCTTTGGCCTCGTCCACCGTCATTTCCTCTTCCACCACGTCAAGCCCGGCGGCGATCGCCTCGTTGACGTATTCCTCCAGTTTATCAAGCTCTTCGCGCTCTACCTTACGGTCAAAATTGAAGTCGAAACGCAAACGCTCCGCCGTAATGTTAGAACCTTTCTGCACAATATCCTCGCTTAAAAGCTTTCTGAGCGCCGCGTTCAAAAGGTGCGTCGCCGTATGCAGCCGCGCCGTCTGCTCGCTGGTGTCCGCAAGGCCGCCCTTAAACCTTTGCTCCGCCCCCGCGTGCGATAGCTCCTGGTGATGCTCGAAAGCTTTATCAAAGCCTTCCTTATCCACCTTAAAGCCGCGTTCATCCGCCAGTTCCAGCGTAAATTCGATGGGGAAACCAAAGGTATCGTACAGCCGGAACGCGCTTTTGCCGTCGATCACATCGCCTGCCGCGAGGTTCGCCGTTACTTTTTCAAATTCCTTTAAGCCCTGCGTGATCGTTTTCTGGAAGCGTCCTTCCTCTTTTCCGATCTCTGAGAGTATCTTTTTCTCATTGGCGCGCAGCTCCCCATATGCGTGTGCGTATTTGTCGATCACGACCTTGGCGATCTTTTCAAGGTTGCCCTCCGCGATCCCCAGCTTGCCCGCAAAACGAATGGCGCGGCGCAGCAATCTCCTGAGCACATAGCCCTGGTCGACGTTTGACGGCGTGATGCCTTTTTCGTCGCCGATCATGAAGGTCGCGCAGCGGATATGGTCTGCCACGATACGGAACGCTTTTCTCGTCTCTTCGTCCGCGCCCTCGTATTTTTTCCCGGACAGCTCCTCGATCTTCGCGATGATGGGCGCAAACACGTCCGTTTCGTATACGGATTTTTTGCCCTGCAAAATGGCGATCGTACGGTCAAGTCCCATGCCCGTATCCACGTTTTTCTGCTCCAGCGGCACAAACGTCCCGTCCGCCTGCTTGTTATATTCCATGAACACGTCGTTCCATATCTCAAGGTATTTCCCGCAGTCGCACGACGGATTGCAGTCCGGCCCGCAGGCAGGTTTTCCCGTGTCGATGAACATTTCCGTATCCGGCCCGCACGGCCCCGTAATGCCCGCCGGCCCCCACCAGTTGTGCTTTTTGCCCAGGAAGAAGATGTGGTCGTCCTCTACGCCCATCTCCCGCCACCTGTCATATGCCTCCATGTCGCGCGGCGCGTCCTCGTCGCCCGCGAAGCACGTGAAGTAAAGCTTGTCCTTTTCGATGCCCAGCCACTGCTCGCTCGTCAAAAACTCATAGCTCCATGCGATCGCTTCCTTCTTGAAATAATCGCCCAGCGACCAGTTGCCCAGCATCTCAAAAAAGGTGCAGTGCGATTCATCGCCCACCTCGTCGATATCGCCCGTACGCACACACTTCTGCACGTCCGTCAGCCTTGTGCCCGCCGGGTGCTTCTGCCCCAGCAGGTATGGGACGAGCGGATGCATGCCCGCCGTCGTAAAAAGAACGGTAGGGTCGTTTTCGGGTATCACCGACGCGCTCCTGATGACCGCGTGCCCCTTGCTCTTGAAAAAATCCAAATACATTTGCCGTAATTCGTCACTTGTTAAGCACTTCATTTAAAAACTCCTTCGCTGCTTGCTATTTACAAAGCACCAATATGGCGTTTGCTATGATATCCGCTACCTTTACGAGCGAATCGATTTCAATATATTCATCCGGCTGGTGCTCCGTCCCCTCCTGCCCCGGGAACAGCGCGCCGAAAGCCACGGAATTGGGGAACGCGCGCGCATAGGTCGCGCCGCCCATGGTGATGCAGTATGCCTTTTCCCCCGTCACTTCCTCATACGCCTGCTTGAGCCCCGCAACAAGGGGCGAATCCTCGCTTACATAGTGCGAGGGACGCGAAAACGTTTCCTCTACCTCAAAGCCC contains these protein-coding regions:
- a CDS encoding glycyl radical protein, with product MKTEYKDTYAIPVDRDAVFDTDSEAYARCQRLRHQVVNAKSYICMERARLITQSYKETEGLHPLMRRAKAFEKILAGMSVYILPDEIIVGHQAGKQRSAPLFPEFAVEWIDEEIETFEGRPQDSFTPLKEEIEEYRRDIVPYWKGKTMSDRIQSYITDDIRLERYDANVFSLGLHEDGGLGHVLLDYGMLCREGLGGLAKKCEQKLAGLDMTKPDSLDKRLWYESAISFCKSTIMFAHRYADKALEMAGEEKDAKRREELESIAKVCRRVPEFPAESFHEALQSLWFCQVVQQINDNGVSYTLGRFDQYMYPYYAADIENGVLGKQQAQELLEAFWVKVTEPIKVYREADARIHAGYPMGQNLVIGGIKRDGTDGTNDLSYRCLEAHTHILLMQPNFSVRLHNGTPDEFMEKVAEAIRMGNGMPQILNDEVYIEAMQRLGVTLEDARDYAPVGCVENAPLDAWHRGNGGYYNVAKIAELALNDGVCNICHKQVGPHTGKPQDLKTFDDVKKAYEEQMAYTTTLSVRLNAIVDEVQAELMPIPLTSLLIGPTCLERGTDALKGGAKYNWTAPLGLGVANAGDSLYAVKKVVYDDKKYTIQELCDALNKNFEGEEPMRQYLFNRVEKFGNDEEEVDAMVHYAADVFFDSLEGYEGYHGGPFVGSFVPVAANVAFGYTTAATPDGRLAGTILADGVSPSNGVDKHGPTAALKSVCYGLDHLRCPNGVIFNQKFNPTVIAGEEGLNKFMSLIRSYIKMRGGHVQFNIVSADKLKEAQEMPDKYKSLVVRVAGYSAFFNELSRDVQDSIITRTENATI
- a CDS encoding D-lyxose/D-mannose family sugar isomerase is translated as MAVSKEKREEIRQKALEYYEKAHIYLTEEEKENLEIADMGLGRIDEFGIQIHIYINTKRYAAKEMVLLPGQICPEQCHPPFEGDAGKEETFRVRYGTLYVYTEGEDTPREEVRAKIPEDKKGCFHVFHQLILKKGEQFTVKPNTVHWICGGEEGCVVSEFSSYNRDDLDIWTDPQINRMDGVTHKES
- a CDS encoding aldose 1-epimerase family protein gives rise to the protein MNRNYQQTRPYIGHDYQTFGVRSEMLLDGKENGVRLLRLKNGGQLQAEVVCDRGLSLGEVAYKGLNLSFLSHTGVVAPAYYVENGKDGFYKNFFGGMMMSCGMTHMGAPCEDAGRSLGLHGPMPCTPAEEVCATVEGKNGDAPQIVVRGKLRQSEVYAEHLVCERTIRMGYGENKISIHDEIRNEGFEKQPFMLLYHFNFGYPLISEHTKVLLAELECTPRDEIAQGGFGARYQMDAPSAGRPEECFFCKLKGNADGDTIALVENEALGLAAALKYNTVQLPFMTEWKSMMAGDYALGINPGVYTPMGRAHARENGILMYIEPDETKSFDFELYVSDDAGEIAALRGAVAAL
- a CDS encoding UDP-N-acetylglucosamine 1-carboxyvinyltransferase — its product is MNEKIVIKGGIPLKGTVDVTGAKNAAVAILPATILARGTCVIENLPRIADVLIIKRILAEIGAEVEFDDDGTMTVDTTNINTSNVTMNLVKRMRASYYLLGALLSRFGEAQINLPGGCAIGERPIDQHIKGMEALGAEVRTEYGMLKAKAPNGLVGSDVYLDVVSVGATINIMLAAVCAKGQTSIVNAAKEPHVVDVANFLVCMGAKIKGAGTDVIRITGVEKLHGCNYSIIPDQIETGTLMIAAAATRGDVVIKNVIPTHMEALSAKMVEMGIDVQEGADFIHIKCDKKPKAVKIKTMPYPGFPTDLQQPATVLLSTAEGTSMIVESIFESRFKHISEIRRMGAKVTTDDRVAVVEGVERLTGAPVRATDLRAGAALIVAGLMADGVTEIHNIKYVDRGYDHIEDKLKKLGADIRREEVIREEADDLY
- a CDS encoding magnesium transporter CorA family protein, encoding MIRIFSTAQNNKFREIDSIEPGAWIHLLDPSEEEIVSVRDALHIEDEFIRAALDSEEAVRIDVEDDQTLVLVDIPVVTSERNSFVYTTLPMGIIVTADNIITVCLEETSILEDFWNQNIRGGFDTCKKTRFLLQILYKNASKYLQYLRQIDKASTQVENALHKSMKNSELIQMLKLEKSLVYFSTSLKSNEVVLEKMLKSRVIKSYPDDLDLLEDVIVENKQAIEMGTIYRDILSGTMDAFASVISNNLNIVMKILTSLTIILAIPTLFASLWGMNVPVPFAAEPLGFLWVIVIAGICSGAAAYILWKKKMF
- a CDS encoding DUF951 domain-containing protein, which codes for MKQEFNCNDIVEMKKPHACGGTRWVVVRTGADVKVRCQTCGRIVMLDYETFIKRLKKVVPT
- the lepB gene encoding signal peptidase I; its protein translation is MSRELGNANSRPRRPKDRSNFGGFGNEQEENIYTPEEKAAYRRRIVVPPQGYDTRPGEEYLYENAPRVDEEAPYAEPYYDTDEDFYEEGYDPAEQDDSYFEPIDGDLLEYDEFGRKRKPVRAVPRTESKARAVWGWVISIIAAIIIAFVVRAFFFEIILVDGASMQPTLESDERLAVEKVSRYFGLPEYGDIIIVHYPNMDGTYVKRVMGLPGDTIEVKNSTVYRNGEPLAETYTSSDPYADMEAVVVPEDTVFVMGDNRAHSLDSRTAYIGPIDKDEIVGHATFVIWPFDRMHSVG
- a CDS encoding alanine--tRNA ligase; this encodes MKCLTSDELRQMYLDFFKSKGHAVIRSASVIPENDPTVLFTTAGMHPLVPYLLGQKHPAGTRLTDVQKCVRTGDIDEVGDESHCTFFEMLGNWSLGDYFKKEAIAWSYEFLTSEQWLGIEKDKLYFTCFAGDEDAPRDMEAYDRWREMGVEDDHIFFLGKKHNWWGPAGITGPCGPDTEMFIDTGKPACGPDCNPSCDCGKYLEIWNDVFMEYNKQADGTFVPLEQKNVDTGMGLDRTIAILQGKKSVYETDVFAPIIAKIEELSGKKYEGADEETRKAFRIVADHIRCATFMIGDEKGITPSNVDQGYVLRRLLRRAIRFAGKLGIAEGNLEKIAKVVIDKYAHAYGELRANEKKILSEIGKEEGRFQKTITQGLKEFEKVTANLAAGDVIDGKSAFRLYDTFGFPIEFTLELADERGFKVDKEGFDKAFEHHQELSHAGAEQRFKGGLADTSEQTARLHTATHLLNAALRKLLSEDIVQKGSNITAERLRFDFNFDRKVEREELDKLEEYVNEAIAAGLDVVEEEMTVDEAKAQGAMGVFDSKYGELVKVYTIPGYSKEICGGPHAKNTAELGHFKIKKEQSSSAGVRRIKAVLD